The sequence TCTATTCAGAGCAGCTATAGCTTCCTCACCGTTTTCAACACTACTAGCTTCATAACCGTTATGTTGTAATTTTAGAACCAGAGCTTTGGAATATGGCTTTTCATCTTCTGCAATCAGTATCTTTTTCATAGTTTCATTAACTGTAAAATATGCTCTTATTATACCAAACATTTATGGTTCATGAAAGATTTTATGATTTTATAAACAAAAAAGCAGGTCAAAGACCTGCTTATAATAGTGCGCCGTGTTTACCCCGCCCCTTTTGGGCGGGGCAGGATTCGAACCCCGCAGAGCGGGGCAAGCCTGCGACCATCTCCTTAAGAGGAGAACAGCGCTAAAACTTTTGCCTAAAGACAATTTCGATTTAAATTGACGGCTCTTCTTCTTTAACCATTTCTCATGTTTTCTTGCCTGAATGTAGTTACAATATTTTTTATAATACACCAAATGATAAGGTCTGTGACTAATGATTATTTTTGATTTACCACTATTGTGTTCTTCGAGCCTTTTGTCAACATCTTTTGTTATTCCCGTATAATAACTACCATCAAAACTTTGTATAAGATATACAAAAATTCCCTCCATATGATTTAGTTATAGTATCTCAGTTTGTGCGCCGTGTTTACCCCGCACCTTGTGGGCGGGGCAGGATTCGAACCCCGCATAGCGGGGCAAGCCTGCGACCATTCGATATTTTGTGCGCCGTGCAGGATTCGAACCTGCGACCATCTCCTTAAAAGGGAGCTGCTCTACCGGGCTGAGCTAACAGCGCATTATTATTCTGTTTTAAAATTTTAGCTGCTTTACTTTACCCCGCCCCTTGTGGGCGGGGCGGGCTGACCCCGCCGGCAGGCGGGGTAAAGCTAACAGCGCATATTTTAAAAGCTATAAAGAGAATCAAGTATCTGCTTTATAACTTTACAGCCTAAATATTATTAACATTTTTTCGAGAAATAATCAAGCACTTACCTATTCTATCCTCCTGTTGCTGTCTTTATAACGAAGGTAACCAAGGCGTAAGACATGAAAATAACAACTAAACCTAGTGATGCCCAGATTAAAGTTGTTTTACCTTTTTCAACCATTTTCTCATTACCAGCCGACAACATCCACATAAAGCCACCGTAAACAAACATTAACAAAGCAAGCGATCCTACTATACCCAAAACGCCCGTAATAACGTTACCAATTAGCTGAGGCACGCTTGTAACTCCCTTAAGTGGATTATCAAGGACGGTTGATGAAGCAGGCTCACTCTCGGCAGATACATAAGATAGAGGCAGAAGAATAAATGCCAATAAATACCAAAGATTTATTTTCTTAAACATATATTAAAAATTATATGCTTTTATTATACCACTAAAAGAAATATGGGTAAATAAAAAGGGGCAGCCGTAAGTTTTACGACTACCCCATGAGTATGTTTATTATTAAGCACGAGTTCTACGGATTGTCACATTACCGTATTCTTTAGCTTTTATTCTCACGCCTTTTTTACCGGTGTATCTATGATCAGCGTAGCCTGATATAGGATACCACTGAGACAAGCCCTCTGTGTAGAATGTTGCAGTAGGATTAATGTATTCAATCCTATCACCTTCTTTAAAGTCTAGAGGAACTTTTTTTGGAGAACCTGGACCAAATGCAAACGGTATTTCTTCAACGTTTGAGACAAACTGTTTAACATGGTCATCATGATAAATACCTGTTCTTTCTTTTGTGTCGTTTCCATCATAATTTTTAATGAAACGAACAGAAACCAGAACTTCTTCTCCATACAAATACATGTTGTTGTTATCTGGAAGAATTAGCTTATTGAAATCTTCCTTTGTCTTGTCATAACATTCATAACTCATGTACTTAGCAATTATATCCGAATTTACTGTCCTTATAGGTTTGAAGTCTTTGGTGTATAAAGTTGCACCAGACATAATAACTTTAAGACTGTTTGTCTGACCAGCCTGATTGATACTAGAAGACACCATTTCACTAAACGACCTACCCCAACCTGTTACAGGACGAACCTGATTCGGAAGAACAACGTTCTCAACTAATAACCAGGCTACAATTATTGCCATCCAAAGCTCTAGTTTATTTGTTCTTGATTTACGAACAAAGGTATAGAAGATGGTATAGAAGGTTCCTGCAGCAAGCGAGATAGCAATTAGCTTCAGAGTTATGAACTCAGTTCCATTCATCATAACCACGCAAGCTATGAAAGAAAAAATTAAAGATATCACTATTAGCGGATTTAACACTTTTTCTATTCCGTCAATTACCAAGGTAGTCACTTTCCTTCTACCTAATAGCACTATATCAGCTATGGCTGCTAAGGCAGCTAAGGCTGCCTCTGAAGACACATAGCAGAATATAATTATTACTGAAGAAAGAAAAGCTATCAAGAAAGAGCCTGCAACCCAGTTAAACATTACCATCGCAAAGGTTAAGACTGAGAACAGGATAACCAGACAGTACTCAATAACTATTACTCCAGTTATTTTATCAGCAGCTGAACTACTAATGTCAGAAATTCTTGCCCAAATAGAAACAAGAAAGTTTTCAATATTTCTATAAATATTCATTTACAACTCCTTTTGTTTTGGTTTTAGAAAAGTTTTAGCACTTTTGTGTTAACAAAGTGCCCGATTTTTTCAACGAAACCTTTTTTTTCTCTTGGTTTAGGCTTTATTACATCGTTGAAAAAATTGTTAATCTTTGTATCAAGTGCTGTACCTGGTGCAAGCTTATCGTCAAGCGACTTAAGACTTGAACCAATCTTAGTCAGATTCTCCATAATAGCGGCTAAAGACGATTGCTCTTTGCCCGGAGCTCCGATGATAAGAAGAATAAATTTATCTCTGTGAGGCTTATCCATTCTAAGCAGAGACAAAAGTGCCTCTGGCCTTAAGGAATTGATAAACTCGATCAGGTTGTGATGTTGATGATGTGTTGTTGCCAAAGAAAAGACATCAACGTAGTTATCAAGTATCACATTCTTGTCAGCCTCGTTACTCAATATATCAAGTAAGCTGGCGCGAATTTCACGCTCAGTTTTTGAGGTTAACTCGCCAGATTCTCTACGTACAATTTCTTGATTAACTTCTTGAAAGAAGTCAGTCATCATTTGATCGTAAACAGGTTTAAATTTTGTCAGACGCCTGATAGCAAAGGGAATCGCAACCGTGGCTGCTTCCCATAGCTTTTTTTGGTCTGATACAACTGACTGCCACTTATCTCTTGGGATTACATTCAAGAAAATTTTTGCCACGAAAGGCATAACGAACTGAATTATAATCTCAATCAAGTCATCACCCATACTCTTATTTAGAGTTTCGCCCTGATCTTTGTTATTTTTATTGTTCTTTTCCATTTTCTGTATTTTTATTTTATAAGTTTGTTATTTAAGCAAAATCTCGTATTTCTCAAGTATCTTGCTTAAATAACAGACTCTTTTTCAAGGTTCTAGCAATATATTATTATATCACACTAGTGTTGTATTGTCAATAGTAAGACAAAATAACAAAAAAGCCCTAAAACAGGGCTTATATTAGCTAAAACTTGTAGTCCTACGCCTTGGCGTAGGACTAATTTATAGTTCCGAAGCCTTGGCGTAGGACTAATTTATAGTTCCGAAGCCTTGGCGTAGGACTATTCTAGGTGA is a genomic window of Candidatus Falkowbacteria bacterium containing:
- a CDS encoding GIY-YIG nuclease family protein gives rise to the protein MEGIFVYLIQSFDGSYYTGITKDVDKRLEEHNSGKSKIIISHRPYHLVYYKKYCNYIQARKHEKWLKKKSRQFKSKLSLGKSFSAVLLLRRWSQACPALRGSNPAPPKRGGVNTAHYYKQVFDLLFCL
- a CDS encoding pilin; protein product: MFKKINLWYLLAFILLPLSYVSAESEPASSTVLDNPLKGVTSVPQLIGNVITGVLGIVGSLALLMFVYGGFMWMLSAGNEKMVEKGKTTLIWASLGLVVIFMSYALVTFVIKTATGG